One genomic region from Branchiostoma lanceolatum isolate klBraLanc5 chromosome 7, klBraLanc5.hap2, whole genome shotgun sequence encodes:
- the LOC136438377 gene encoding uncharacterized protein yields the protein MSYCQCYRFQDWDTGLEKMAIDWATCSRLGTKETSLVGELLGQSIALSPEGDVVGLLQQWMAQREYYNYHNNTCAANNTCTDYVQMVWAATNRVGCAVVANCESKERKISMLVCYYSPP from the exons ATGTCATACTGTCAGTGTTACCGCTTTCAGGACTGGGACACGGGGCTAGAGAAGATGGCGATAGATTGGGCGACCTGCTCCCGACTTGGCACGAAGGAGACAAGTCTGGTCGGGGAACTGTTAGGACAG AGTATAGCACTGTCGCCAGAGGGCGACGTGGTGGGTCTCCTGCAGCAGTGGATGGCACAGCGGGAGTACTACAACTACCACAACAACACGTGCGCTGCGAACAACACCTGTACAGACTATGTGCAG ATGGTTTGGGCGGCGACAAACCGGGTTGGCTGCGCTGTGGTGGCAAACTGCGAGTCGAAAGAACGGAAGATCAGCATGTTGGTGTGCTACTACTCTCCACCGTGA
- the LOC136438378 gene encoding ankyrin repeat domain-containing protein 27-like: MEMYDEDLGENVFFQNLRTKHAQLYEEAAFNRWMVCVPRHGTASRHQQNKEDFENHILRPVREKDDVFLTANNKEVQVKGNTITTVKGFKELRNVLILFEETYYNNSDQSYRVLCLDQFLEGRTESVQEPILVSLQSLEDCTEYLWGRHGNHRTRRQVDHRVQHFIVSYQQLEGVSLRHTMDAANTLFVRAMQTALKDNNMGKIAKQSTIHMDNLKIAMETYVMHGVFNKVFNTISTFTATEDAALNKVTRNLANVQLRDLGVRKAFWQSVPRARRELHGLNKFSSPLEKLLCVKRAITAITRPSPLHKRKESVTMSSDDLLPILVYLVIKADIPNWLANLRYLHNFRFSRPANDAFGFYLASLEAAIEHVRSGNVGVEEGSDQTLTSSSQWQAMQRQSSQDMSTILVLFEHIREGRVEDVTEMLEVSIPDHTQLRTKMCHPLCSCDSCERLVSGRRNDPTAVTAYSRDDKGLTALHVAAIYGRAEMIDLLVTKGGVVNATDYHGSTPLHLACQKGHQSAALLLLHFSADVRAQDNDGNTPLHLCCENGHEDCVKAVVYYDRSYVVLDMNAANDNGDTPLHLASRWGYCNIVDTLLENGASVEALNRKKQTSLDCAHNDTVSRVLLQALEDRHIQETEEGFVKVARVTDASPPKPTRTTRPNRRESGPLSINKLPTAPQDSPQQQREKQVEKLLKAVADGDIEMVRYLLCVESSDEDDDDVFDANASLCHPLCQCEKCHPVQKRTAVMSVDELSVNSANEGGFTSLHVAALHGHKDLAMLLLRNGANVNGQNKAQRNTPLHLACQHDHVKIVSALLDHGAKCNVKDHNGCTPLYLSATAGNLRPAQLLIQKGANINQINQRGNTALHEAARWNYPELVSLLLQNGASAAIRNKTQLTALQYAHNETVAELLRSHMEEKPAAHVDLRPRARTASGSAGSETSDTNLASVQFESGPVGIKALFQAFDADDIKLSKQLGKEIKMFDKSKRLKKTITRDRSYPQLQLLTAVEQTIPSGSSSSTQPTWVDSTASTPPEPHMPFKGLDTVMEKEMVEVSERDRSTDRREKERTWQIQERITEVASPTRIREFLTPIASIRLVEAEQSTSEYDTEDSRVSDIEGREGYSLSGEGDTLRNKDEMSSSLGPKVKNGKDTSPKTPLLQNSVVLAENLMVEGSCSDLEPATGVMPDPSPQMTFAIKDMEELLSEVVEEVNLSEERLEAESVAASVVEELVRSSVDKPVVAAILDDVIESVLEQSNCTSSSETQSVGTAQVTTGRDILEESSLEEVKAFTDSETELQNMSSLIDNPSANDTTTESSWEDIPTEPIIEEQERASANEDLS, encoded by the exons ATGGAGATGTACGATGAAGACCTGGGTGAGAACGTGTTCTTCCAGAACCTACGTACGAAACACGCCCAGTTGTACGAGGAGGCAGCCTTCAACAGGTGGATG GTCTGTGTACCAAGACATGGTACAGCATCCCGTCATCAACAGAACAAGGAAGATTTTGAGAACCACATTCTGAGACCTGTGAGAGAAAAGGACGATGTTTTTCTGACTGCAAACAACAAG GAGGTGCAGGTGAAGGGAAACACCATCACCACAGTGAAGGGGTTTAAGGAGTTGAGGAACGTCCTGATCCTGTTTGAGGAGACTTACTACAACAACAGTGATCAGAGCTACAGGGTGCTGTGTCTGGACCAGTTCCTGGAGGGGAGGACAG AATCTGTTCAGGAGCCCATCCTGGTATCTCTGCAGTCACTGGAGGACTGCACGGAGTACCTGTGGGGTCGTCATGGCAACCATCGCACCAGGAGGCAGGTCGACCACCGCGTGCAGCACTTTATCGTGTCGTACCAACAACTTGAGGGGGTGTCCCTCAGGCACACCATG GATGCTGCAAATACCCTGTTTGTTCGAGCAATGCAGACAGCTCTGAAGGACAACAACATG GGTAAGATTGCCAAGCAGAGTACAATTCACATGGACAACTTGAAAATTGCCATGGAG ACATATGTGATGCATGGTGTCTTCAACAAGGTGTTCAACACCATCAGTACTTTCACTGCGACTGAG GATGCTGCACTGAATAAAGTCACCAGGAATTTGGCGAATGTCCAACTGCGAGATTTGGGGGTTAGGAAAGCGTTCTG GCAAAGTGTTCCCAGAGCTAGGCGTGAGCTTCATGGACTGAACAAGTTCAGTTCCCCGCTGGAGAAACTACTGTGTGTCAAACGGGCCATCACTGCTATCACCCGCCCCTCCCCACTGCACAAACGCAAGGAGTCAG TGACAATGTCCTCGGATGACCTCCTGCCCATTCTGGTGTACCTGGTGATTAAGGCTGACATCCCCAACTGGCTGGCTAACCTCAGGTACCTGCACAACTTCAGGTTCTCCAGACCCGCCAACGATGCCTTCGG ATTTTACCTTGCGTCCCTTGAGGCAGCAATAGAGCATGTGAGGAGTGGGAATGTGGGAGTGGAAGAG GGTTCAGACCAGACTCTAACCTCCAGCTCTCAGTGGCAGGCCATGCAGAGGCAAAGTTCACAGGACATGTCAACGATACTGGTACTGTTTGAG CATATCCGTGAGGGTAGGGTGGAGGATGTTACGGAGATGTTAGAGGTGTCTATACCTGACCACACCCAGCTCAGGACGAAGATGTGCCACCCACTGTGCTCCTGTGACAGCTGTGAGAGACTTGTGTCAGG GAGAAGAAATGACCCCACTGCAGTAACAGCCTACTCTAGAGATGACAAGGGACTGACAGCTCTCCATGTTGCAGCCATATATG GCCGAGCTGAGATGATAGACCTCCTAGTTACAAAGGGCGGAGTTGTGAACGCTACTGACTATCACGGCTCCACACCTCTCCATCTGGCCTGTCAGAAGGGCCACCAGTCTGCTGCT CTGTTGCTGCTACACTTCAGTGCCGATGTCCGTGCTCAGGACAACGACGGAAACACCCCACTTCACCTCTGCTGTGAGAATGGCCACGAAGAC tgTGTGAAGGCGGTGGTGTACTATGACCGCAGTTACGTGGTGCTGGACATGAATGCTGCTAACGACAATGGGGACACTCCACTCCACCTGGCATCCAGATGGGGATACT GTAATATTGTGGACACATTACTGGAGAACGGTGCATCAGTTGAAGCACTGAACAGGAAGAAGCAGACCTCTCTAGACTGTGCACACAATGATACG GTTTCCAGAGTCTTGTTACAGGCCCTggaagacagacacatacaggagaCAGAGGAAGGTTTTGTCAAGGTAGCTCGTGTTACG GATGCCAGCCCTCCTAAGCCCACCAGAACAACCAGACCCAACAGAAGGGAGTCTGGTCCCCTCAGTATCAACAAACTTCCCACTGCACCTCAGGACTCGCCTCAACAACAACGGGAGAAACAG GTTGAAAAACTTCTGAAGGCAGTTGCTGATGGAGACAtagaaatg gTGCGTTACCTGCTGTGTGTAGAGAGttcagatgaagatgatgatgatgtgtttgATGCCAATGCGTCCCTGTGCCACCCACTGTGCCAGTGTGAGAAATGTCACCCTGTACAGAAG AGAACAGCAGTGATGTCTGTTGACGAGCTCAGTGTCAATTCAGCCAATGAGGGAGGCTTTACTTCCCTTCACGTGGCGGCGCTGCACGGACATAAGGACCTGGCAATGTTACTTCTCCGGAATGGAGCAAACGTGAACGGGCAGAACAAAGCCCAGCGCAACACTCCCCTCCACTTAGCCTGTCAACACGATCACGTGAAG ATTGTGTCGGCCCTGTTGGACCATGGAGCCAAGTGTAACGTTAAGGATCATAACGGATGTACGCCGCTGTACCTGTCTGCCACGGCGGGAAACCTGCGACCTGCTCAGCTGCTGATTCAG AAAGGTGCAAACATCAACCAGATCAATCAGCGCGGGAACACAGCGCTACACGAAGCAGCTCGGTGGAACTACCCGGAACTGGTCTCACTCCTACTGCAGAACGGAGCGTCGGCCGCCATCAGGAACAAGACACAACTCACCGCACTGCAGTACGCACAC AATGAAACTGTAGCCGAGCTCTTGAGAAGCCACATGGAGGAGAAACCAGCTGCCCACGTGGACCTGAGACCTCGTGCCAGGACAGCCTCCGGAAGTGCAGGGAGCGAAACCTCTGACACAAACTTGGCATCTGTGCAGTTTGAGTCAG GCCCAGTGGGCATCAAGGCCCTGTTCCAAGCTTTTGATGCAGACGACATCAAACTGTCCAAACAGCTTGGCAAGGAGATCAAGATGTTTGACAA GTCCAAGAGACTAAAGAAGACCATCACACGAGACAGGAGCTATCCTCAACTACAGCTTCTCACAGCTGTTGAGCAG ACAATACCCTCAGGCTCCAGCAGTAGTACACAACCCACTTGGGTAGACTCAACAGCATCTACACCCCCAGAACCCCATATGCCTTTCAAAGGACTGGATACTGTGATGGAAAAAGAGATGGTCGAGGTGTCTGAAAGAGACAGAAGTACGGACAGAAGAGAAAAAGAGAGGACGTGGCAGATCCAAGAAAGGATTACCGAGGTGGCGTCGCCGACGCGGATTCGCGAGTTCCTGACTCCGATAGCGTCGATCAGGCTGGTAGAGGCTGAACAGAGTACGAGTGAGTACGACACAGAAGACAGTCGTGTTTCAGACATAGAAGGTAGGGAGGGATATTCTCTATCAGGAGAAGGAGATACTTTAAGGAATAAAGATGAAATGTCTTCAAGCTTGGGTCCCAAGGTTAAAAACGGTAAAGACACATCTCCAAAGACTCCATTGCTGCAAAATTCAGTTGTACTAGCAGAGAATCTGATGGTAGAAGGGTCATGTAGTGACCTTGAACCTGCTACAGGGGTCATGCCTGACCCGAGTCCACAGATGACCTTCGCGATCAAGGATATGGAAGAACTTTTGAGCGAAGTAGTTGAGGAAGTTAACCTGAGTGAGGAGAGACTGGAAGCAGAGTCCGTGGCTGCTTCTGTTGTAGAGGAACTAGTCAGAAGTAGTGTGGATAAGCCTGtggtggcggccatcttggatgaTGTCATAGAGTCTGTTCTTGAGCAAAGCAATTGTACGTCCTCATCAGAAACGCAGAGCGTCGGCACAGCTCAGGTGACCACAGGTAGGGACATTCTCGAAGAGAGTTCTCTCGAGGAAGTAAAAGCCTTCACTGACTCGGAAACAGAACTCCAAAACATGTCGTCTCTGATCGATAATCCATCTGCCAATGATACAACCACAGAGTCATCATGGGAAGACATCCCAACTGAACCAATTATAGAAGAGCAAGAGAGAGCATCAGCCAATGAGGATCTCTCCTGA
- the LOC136437788 gene encoding carboxylesterase 5A-like → MSSIILKAALLIPVITHRLSAADVPIVTTKNGKLRGTATVSTDLPDKPVYSFLGVPYATPPEGELRFQAPRPAQPWSDERDATRYGPHCAQDIDLLFSKFYPVKPPHNITSEDCLYLNIFTPTLEAQGNGLPVLVWFHGGGLSFGTGALYPGTALSAHQDLVVVTVNYRLGPFGFLSTGDSHAPGNYGLLDQVEALKWVRDNIQSFGGDPGSVTIAGQFGGGASVSYHLLSQVSSGLFRRAISQSGVATSFPHAEYVKPHNEFMSQAKVLGCKRHGKETEQILECLRSKESEDFVKSRKGEILARCLPGTDETFLKDSPRSLLKNGEFTKVDYLLGMNSAEFGHVLPSLMSTEFGKGKSLKEVTTILIGYANILYGGAPRMLEMHEELKKEYLSDLSRDPREVEKVFTDLQSDTLFIAPTTDMADRLAAAGANVYLYEFRHRLSLHRWGAKSSGAEHGDELPLLFGVPFLAFTDPNNAGNELTFTEEETLLSLDMMAYWANFVRTGDPSNPAGAPDTGSRDLPSWPGYTPDVTAYLKLDVTSSADVGLRRRQVTLWNKILPEMADDVTQDKDSKDEL, encoded by the exons ATGTCTTCCATTATTTTAAAGGCAGCGTTACTAATTCCAGTCATAACACACCGACTTTCGGCAG CCGATGTCCCCATAGTGACTACAAAGAACGGCAAACTGCGCGGTACGGCGACGGTTTCGACAGATCTGCCGGACAAACCGGTCTACAGTTTCCTGGGTGTCCCATATGCTACTCCTCCCGAGGGCGAACTACG TTTCCAAGCTCCGCGCCCAGCCCAGCCGTGGTCAGACGAGAGAGACGCTACTCGGTACGGGCCACACTGTGCCCAGGACATCGACCTGTTGTTCTCTAAGTTCTACCCCGTGAAACCGCCTCACAACATTACCAGTGAAGACTGTCTGTACCTCAACATATTTACCCCAACATTAGAAGCGCAGGGAAACGGCCTTCCG GTGTTGGTTTGGTTCCACGGCGGTGGCCTGTCCTTCGGTACGGGGGCCCTGTACCCGGGCACCGCCCTGTCCGCCCATCAGGACCTGGTGGTGGTCACGGTGAACTACCGGCTCGGTCCGTTCGGCTTCCTCAGCACTGGGGACAGCCATGCGCCTGGGAACTACGGTCTCCTAGATCAG GTGGAGGCTCTGAAGTGGGTTCGTGACAACATCCAGTCGTTTGGAGGAGACCCGGGGTCTGTGACGATTGCCGGACAGTTTGGTGGAGGAGCCAGTGTGTCCTACCACCTCCTGTCTCAGGTCAGCAGTGGACTGTTCCGCAGGGCCATCTCACAGAGCGGCGTGGCCACGTCCTTCCCACACGCCGAGTATGTCAAGCCGCACAACGAGTTTAT GTCCCAGGCCAAAGTACTCGGGTGCAAGAGGCATGGGAAGGAAACCGAACAAATACTCGAGTGTCTTCGATCAAAGGAGTCGGAAGACTTCGTGAAAAGTCGGAAAGGCGAGATTTTGGCTCGTTGCCTGCCGGGCACCGACGAGACGTTCCTCAAGGACTCGCCAAGAAGCCTGCTGAAGAATGGAGAATTTACAAAG GTGGATTACCTACTAGGCATGAACAGTGCAGAGTTCGGACACGTTCTACCCAGTCTGATGTCTACTGAGTTCGGGAAGGGCAAATCTCTGAAGGAGGTCACCACCATACTGATCGGTTACGCAAACATCCTCTATGGC GGTGCACCGCGCATGTTGGAGATGCACGAGGAGTTGAAGAAGGAGTACCTGTCGGATCTGTCACGTGATCCACGGGAGGTGGAGAAAGTGTTCACAGACCTGCAGTCGGACACGTTATTCATCGCGCCGACAACAGACATGGCAGACAGACTGGCAG CCGCAGGTGCAAACGTCTACCTGTATGAGTTCCGCCACCGCCTGTCACTCCACCGATGGGGAGCGAAGTCTTCCGGCGCGGAGCATGGGGACGAGCTGCCTCTTCTGTTCGGTGTTCCATTCCTGGCGTTCACTGACCCAAACAACGCTGGGAACGAGCTGACCTTCACAGAGGAGGAGACGCTTCTCAGTTTGGACATGATGGCGTACTGGGCCAACTTTGTGCGCACAGG CGATCCTTCGAACCCGGCCGGTGCTCCAGATACAGGGTCACGTGACCTGCCCTCCTGGCCAGGCTACACACCTGACGTCACCGCCTACCTCAAACTggacgtgacgtcatcagcagATGTTGGTCTGCGCAGGCGTCAGGTGACGTTATGGAACAAAATTCTTCCCGAGATGGCCGACGACGTAACACAAGACAAAGATTCTAAAGATgaactctga